A single genomic interval of Cervus elaphus chromosome 19, mCerEla1.1, whole genome shotgun sequence harbors:
- the LOC122675256 gene encoding extensin-like produces the protein MPSSPTHGPSPAHPPTGHPQPPTHGPSPAPPPTGHPQPPPHGPSPAHPPRGHPQLPHPRAIPSPPTQGPSPAPPPTGHPQLPHPRAIPSPPPTGHPQPPTHGSSPAPPPMGHPQLTHPWAIPSHPPMGHPQPPTHGPSPATPPMGHPQPPTHGPSPAPPRPAMGHPQLTHPWAIPSSPTHGPSPATHPWAIPSHPPTGHPQLTHPRAIPSHPPTGHPQLTHPRAIPSPPTHGPSPAHPPTGHPQPPTHGPSPAPPPMGHPQLPHPWAIPSPPPMGHPQPPPMGHPQLTHPWAIPSLPPMGHPQLQTLWAVQPFALGPDLADNHHMRQDLGTNWARRQLQ, from the coding sequence ATGCCCAGCTCACCCACCCATGGGCCATCCCCAGCTCACCCACCCACGGGccatccccagccccccacccacgGGCCATCCCCAGCTCCCCCCCCCACGGGCCATCCCCAGCCCCCCCCCCACGGGCCATCCCCAGCCCACCCACCCAGGGGCCATCCCCAGCTCCCCCACCCACGGGCCATCCCCAGCCCACCCACCCAGGGGCCATCCCCAGCTCCCCCACCCACGGGCCATCCCCAGCTCCCCCACCCACGGGccatccccagccccccacccacgggccatccccagccccccacccatgGGTCATCCCCAGCCCCCCCACCCATGGGCCATCCCCAGCTCACCCACCCATGGGCCATCCCCAGCCACCCACCCATGGGCCATCCCCAGCCACCCACCCATGGGCCATCCCCAGCTACCCCACCCATGGGccatccccagccccccacccatgGGCCATCCccagcccccccccgccccgccatgGGCCATCCCCAGCTCACCCACCCATGGGCCATCCCCAGCTCACCCACCCATGGGCCATCCCCAGCCACCCACCCATGGGCCAtccccagccacccacccacGGGCCATCCCCAGCTCACCCACCCACGGGCCAtccccagccacccacccacGGGCCATCCCCAGCTCACCCACCCACGGGCCATCCCCAGCCCCCCCACCCACGGGCCATCCCCAGCTCACCCACCCACGGGccatccccagccccccacccatgGGCCATCCCCAGCCCCCCCACCCATGGGCCATCCCCAGCTCCCCCACCCATGGGccatccccagccccccacccatgggccatccccagcccccacccatgGGCCATCCCCAGCTCACCCACCCATGGGCCATCCCCAGCCTCCCACCCATGGGCCATCCCCAGCTCCAGACACTCTGGGCTGTGCAGCCATTTGCACTGGGACCTGACCTGGCTGACAACCACCACATGAGGCAGGACCTGGGAACCAACTGGGCTAGGCGCCAGCTTCAGTGA